Proteins from a single region of Orcinus orca chromosome 20, mOrcOrc1.1, whole genome shotgun sequence:
- the SPRED3 gene encoding sprouty-related, EVH1 domain-containing protein 3 isoform X2: MVRVRAVVMARDDSSGGWLPVGGGGLSQTTLECTLRPGLVYNKVNPIFHHWSLGDCKFGLTFQSPAEADEFQKSLLAALAALGRGSLTPSSSSSSSSSPSQDTADTPCPLTSHVDSDSSSSHSHQETPPTAAAAPIVTVESASGFGPATPPQRRRSSAQSYPPLLPFTGISEPSEPLAGTGGLGWGGRGYEDYRRAGPPAPLALSTCVVRFAKTGAFRGAALGPPTALPAPLTEAAPPAPPVRPPPGPGPAPAPTKASPEAEEAARCVHCRALFRRRADGRGGRCAEAPDPGRRLVRRLSCLWCAESLLYHCLSDAEGDFSDPCACEPGHPRPAARWAALAALSLAVPCLCCYAPLRACHWVAARCGCAGCGGRHEEAAR; this comes from the exons ATGGTTCGGGTCCGAGCCGTGGTGATGGCCCGAGATGACTCCAGTGGGGGCTGGCTGcctgtggggggcgggggcctCAGCCAG ACCACCTTGGAGTGTACCCTGCGGCCAGGCTTGGTTTACAACAAGGTGAACCCCATCTTCCATCACTGGAGCCTGGGTGACTGCAAGTTTGGGCTGACGTTTCAGAGTCCGGCAGAGGCTGATGAGTTCCAGAAGAGCCTGCTGGCAGCACTGGCTGCGCTGGGTCGAG GCTCgctcaccccctcctcctcctcctcctcttcctcctccccttcccaggaTACCGCAGACACTCCCTGCCCTCTGACG TCCCACGTGGACAGCGACTCCTCCTCCAGTCACAGCCACCAGGAGACGCCTCCCACCGCAGCGGCGGCCCCCATCGTCACCGTGGAGTCAGCTTCTGGCTTCGGGCCGGCCACGCCCCCCCAGCGCCGCCGCTCGTCAGCTCAG AGCTACCCTCCGCTCCTACCGTTCACGGGGATTTCGGAGCCTTCAGAACCCCTGGCCGGGAcaggggggctgggctggggcggcCGCGGCTATGAGGATTACCGACGAGCTGGGCCACCCGCACCCCTCGCCCTATCCACCTGTGTCGTGCGCTTCGCCAAGACCGGCGCGTTTAGGGGCGCAGCCCTGGGGCCCCccacagccctgcccgcccctctCACCGAGGCTGCGCCTCCAGCACCCCCGGTTCGCCCACCCCCGGGCCCCGGCCCGGCCCCTGCACCTACCAAGGCCTCCCCGGAGGCGGAGGAGGCGGCGCGCTGCGTGCACTGCCGCGCGCTCTTCCGCCGTCGCGCCGACGGGCGCGGCGGCCGCTGCGCCGAGGCCCCGGACCCGGGTCGCCGGCTGGTGCGCCGTCTCAGCTGCCTGTGGTGCGCCGAGAGCTTGCTCTACCACTGCCTGTCGGATGCCGAGGGCGACTTCTCGGACCCGTGCGCCTGCGAGCCGGGCCACCCGCGCCCCGCCGCGCGCTGGGCCGCGCTGGCCGCACTCTCCCTCGCCGTGCCCTGCCTCTGCTGCTACGCGCCCCTGCGCGCATGCCACTGGGTCGCAGCGCGATGCGGCTGCGCAGGCTGCGGGGGTCGCCACGAGGAGGCGGCGCGGTGA
- the SPRED3 gene encoding sprouty-related, EVH1 domain-containing protein 3 isoform X1: protein MVRVRAVVMARDDSSGGWLPVGGGGLSQVSVCRVRGARPEGGARQGHYVIHGERLRDQKTTLECTLRPGLVYNKVNPIFHHWSLGDCKFGLTFQSPAEADEFQKSLLAALAALGRGSLTPSSSSSSSSSPSQDTADTPCPLTSHVDSDSSSSHSHQETPPTAAAAPIVTVESASGFGPATPPQRRRSSAQSYPPLLPFTGISEPSEPLAGTGGLGWGGRGYEDYRRAGPPAPLALSTCVVRFAKTGAFRGAALGPPTALPAPLTEAAPPAPPVRPPPGPGPAPAPTKASPEAEEAARCVHCRALFRRRADGRGGRCAEAPDPGRRLVRRLSCLWCAESLLYHCLSDAEGDFSDPCACEPGHPRPAARWAALAALSLAVPCLCCYAPLRACHWVAARCGCAGCGGRHEEAAR, encoded by the exons ATGGTTCGGGTCCGAGCCGTGGTGATGGCCCGAGATGACTCCAGTGGGGGCTGGCTGcctgtggggggcgggggcctCAGCCAGGTGAGCGTATGTCGGGTCCGAGGGGCCAGGCCCGAGGGGGGGGCCCGCCAGGGGCACTACGTCATCCACGGGGAGCGCCTCCGGGACCAGAAA ACCACCTTGGAGTGTACCCTGCGGCCAGGCTTGGTTTACAACAAGGTGAACCCCATCTTCCATCACTGGAGCCTGGGTGACTGCAAGTTTGGGCTGACGTTTCAGAGTCCGGCAGAGGCTGATGAGTTCCAGAAGAGCCTGCTGGCAGCACTGGCTGCGCTGGGTCGAG GCTCgctcaccccctcctcctcctcctcctcttcctcctccccttcccaggaTACCGCAGACACTCCCTGCCCTCTGACG TCCCACGTGGACAGCGACTCCTCCTCCAGTCACAGCCACCAGGAGACGCCTCCCACCGCAGCGGCGGCCCCCATCGTCACCGTGGAGTCAGCTTCTGGCTTCGGGCCGGCCACGCCCCCCCAGCGCCGCCGCTCGTCAGCTCAG AGCTACCCTCCGCTCCTACCGTTCACGGGGATTTCGGAGCCTTCAGAACCCCTGGCCGGGAcaggggggctgggctggggcggcCGCGGCTATGAGGATTACCGACGAGCTGGGCCACCCGCACCCCTCGCCCTATCCACCTGTGTCGTGCGCTTCGCCAAGACCGGCGCGTTTAGGGGCGCAGCCCTGGGGCCCCccacagccctgcccgcccctctCACCGAGGCTGCGCCTCCAGCACCCCCGGTTCGCCCACCCCCGGGCCCCGGCCCGGCCCCTGCACCTACCAAGGCCTCCCCGGAGGCGGAGGAGGCGGCGCGCTGCGTGCACTGCCGCGCGCTCTTCCGCCGTCGCGCCGACGGGCGCGGCGGCCGCTGCGCCGAGGCCCCGGACCCGGGTCGCCGGCTGGTGCGCCGTCTCAGCTGCCTGTGGTGCGCCGAGAGCTTGCTCTACCACTGCCTGTCGGATGCCGAGGGCGACTTCTCGGACCCGTGCGCCTGCGAGCCGGGCCACCCGCGCCCCGCCGCGCGCTGGGCCGCGCTGGCCGCACTCTCCCTCGCCGTGCCCTGCCTCTGCTGCTACGCGCCCCTGCGCGCATGCCACTGGGTCGCAGCGCGATGCGGCTGCGCAGGCTGCGGGGGTCGCCACGAGGAGGCGGCGCGGTGA
- the GGN gene encoding gametogenetin isoform X2 has translation MGNVQSESSAGGGSRKEQALDPSSDSRRTSLLEPKGTPSSPAMRLARGLGVWFPGSSTSPGLLVPPEPQASPSPLPLTLELPSPVTPPSEEATAAAVSTPPPSPVGTLLPAPSKWRKPTGTSVPRIRGLLEASHRSQGDPPNLRPLPPPPQQLTGEDPDPVPRAPSPTPPPLEPPLPTPSDPQPPERRSTPALATSAATPTESQARHGSEGQMTGRGAPPQAGEGEMARPVASEPGLSLLCKVTFKSGPQLSPAAASSSLAAKASLGGGGGGGLFSAASGTISYAEVLKQGPLAPGASRPSGEVPRGTHEAEGGDGDGEGCSGPPSAPASHARTLTPPSYTTFVGSKPKFDWVSPPDGPERQFRFSGAGGGVGAPRRRAVALSGPRGSPPPPPGRMHPAPRPRRPAPTLLAPPVFIFPAPTNGETVRPGPPSPQELLPPPPAPPPPPTPPPTPPPAPQPPVLQPTRLPVALPPTPSPGHLESAVAPAPAPALPLALAADRAPGPASPPAPAPTVAEPSPPAPAPVKVRTRRNRGPRAARAAPREDGAPGDGPRECA, from the exons ATGGGGAACGTGCAGTCGGAGTCGTCCGCGGGTGGGGGCTCCCGAAAAGAGCAGGCCTTGGACCCGTCCTCCGACTCCCGCCGGACATCACTGTTGGAGCCCAAGGGGACCCCCTCCTCCCCGGCCATGCGCCTGGCTCGCGGGCTGGGCGTCTGGTTCCCTGGCAGCTCCACGTCCCCGGGCCTCCTGGTAcccccagagccccaggcctcaccctcacccctgcccctgaCCTTAGAACTGCCCTCGCCAGTGACGCCCCCTTCAGAGGAGGCGACTGCGGCCGCGGTCTCCACACCACCCCCGTCCCCCGTGGGGACCCTGCTGCCCGCGCCATCTAAGTGGCGAAAACCCACAGGCACTTCGGTGCCCCGGATCCGCGGTCTGCTGGAGGCAAGCCATCGCAGCCAGGGCGACCCTCCCAACCTCcgcccgctgccgccgccgccccaGCAACTAACCGGAGAGGACCCCGACCCTGTCCCGAGGGCCCCATCCCCGACTCCGCCGCCCTTGGAGCCGCCACTACCGACACCTTCCGACCCGCAGCCCCCAGAACGCAGAAGCACTCCTGCTCTGGCCACGTCCGCCGCAACCCCTACAGAAAGCCAGGCCAGGCACGGTAGCGAGGGCCAGATGACCGGCAGAGGGGCACCTCCCCAAGCAGGCGAGGGCGAAATGGCCCGGCCTGTGGCCTCCGAGCCCGGCCTGAGCCTGTTGTGTAAAGTCACCTTCAAGTCAGGGCCCCAGCTGTCCCCTGCGGCAGCGTCGAGTTCCTTAGCGGCCAAAGCCTCTCTcgggggcggcggcggaggaggaCTCTTCTCCGCCGCCTCGGGCACCATCTCCTACGCTGAGGTCCTGAAGCAGGGACCCCTGGCTCCTGGGGCCTCTCGCCCCTCGGGAGAGGTCCCTCGGGGAACTCATGAAGCAGAAGGCGGTGATGGAGACGGCGAGGGGTGTTCTGGACCACCCTCGGCGCCTGCGTCCCACGCCCGGACCCTTACTCCTCCATCCTACACCACCTTTGTAGGCTCGAAGCCCAAATTTGACTGGGTGAGCCCACCTGATGGCCCTGAACGCCAATTTCGCTTCAGTGGAGCTGGCGGAGGCGTCGGGGCGCCCCGACGGCGCGCAGTCGCGCTCTCAGGGCCCAGGGGCTCCCCGCCGCCTCCGCCAGGGCGGATGCATCCAGCTCCCAGGCCCCGGAGGCCCGCACCCACCTTGCTGGCGCCGCCTGTGTTCATCTTCCCGGCGCCCACCAATGGCGAGACTGTGCGCCCCGGGCCTCCCAGCCCGCAGGAgttgctgccgccgccgccagcgccgccgccgccgcccacgCCACCACCCACGCCGCCTCCCGCGCCGCAGCCGCCAGTACTCCAGCCAACGCGGCTGCCCGTGGCGCTCCCGCCCACCCCAAGCCCTGGCCACTTGGAGTCGGCCGTGGCTCCCGCCCCGGCTCCCGCTCTGCCCCTCGCCTTGGCCGCTGACCGGGCCCCAGGCCCGGCCTCACCCCCGGCTCCAGCTCCCACCGTGGCTGAGCCATCGCCACCTGCGCCCGCGCCCGTCAAGGTCCGCACGCGCCGGAACAGGGGTCCCCGCGCAGCCCGGGCCGCTCCGCGTGAGGATGGCGCGCCTGGAGATGGTCCTCGCGAAT GTGCTTAA
- the GGN gene encoding gametogenetin isoform X1, whose product MGNVQSESSAGGGSRKEQALDPSSDSRRTSLLEPKGTPSSPAMRLARGLGVWFPGSSTSPGLLVPPEPQASPSPLPLTLELPSPVTPPSEEATAAAVSTPPPSPVGTLLPAPSKWRKPTGTSVPRIRGLLEASHRSQGDPPNLRPLPPPPQQLTGEDPDPVPRAPSPTPPPLEPPLPTPSDPQPPERRSTPALATSAATPTESQARHGSEGQMTGRGAPPQAGEGEMARPVASEPGLSLLCKVTFKSGPQLSPAAASSSLAAKASLGGGGGGGLFSAASGTISYAEVLKQGPLAPGASRPSGEVPRGTHEAEGGDGDGEGCSGPPSAPASHARTLTPPSYTTFVGSKPKFDWVSPPDGPERQFRFSGAGGGVGAPRRRAVALSGPRGSPPPPPGRMHPAPRPRRPAPTLLAPPVFIFPAPTNGETVRPGPPSPQELLPPPPAPPPPPTPPPTPPPAPQPPVLQPTRLPVALPPTPSPGHLESAVAPAPAPALPLALAADRAPGPASPPAPAPTVAEPSPPAPAPVKVRTRRNRGPRAARAAPREDGAPGDGPRECTATTVTDSGGGGGGGSGAPPAGTVNSVATRHWPPFQVLKSCPFKCYCRHQPRHRRLPRNVSAWLSTPTNHLSEPPWVTTIKLAGSLVAGLEHYDLQATHSN is encoded by the exons ATGGGGAACGTGCAGTCGGAGTCGTCCGCGGGTGGGGGCTCCCGAAAAGAGCAGGCCTTGGACCCGTCCTCCGACTCCCGCCGGACATCACTGTTGGAGCCCAAGGGGACCCCCTCCTCCCCGGCCATGCGCCTGGCTCGCGGGCTGGGCGTCTGGTTCCCTGGCAGCTCCACGTCCCCGGGCCTCCTGGTAcccccagagccccaggcctcaccctcacccctgcccctgaCCTTAGAACTGCCCTCGCCAGTGACGCCCCCTTCAGAGGAGGCGACTGCGGCCGCGGTCTCCACACCACCCCCGTCCCCCGTGGGGACCCTGCTGCCCGCGCCATCTAAGTGGCGAAAACCCACAGGCACTTCGGTGCCCCGGATCCGCGGTCTGCTGGAGGCAAGCCATCGCAGCCAGGGCGACCCTCCCAACCTCcgcccgctgccgccgccgccccaGCAACTAACCGGAGAGGACCCCGACCCTGTCCCGAGGGCCCCATCCCCGACTCCGCCGCCCTTGGAGCCGCCACTACCGACACCTTCCGACCCGCAGCCCCCAGAACGCAGAAGCACTCCTGCTCTGGCCACGTCCGCCGCAACCCCTACAGAAAGCCAGGCCAGGCACGGTAGCGAGGGCCAGATGACCGGCAGAGGGGCACCTCCCCAAGCAGGCGAGGGCGAAATGGCCCGGCCTGTGGCCTCCGAGCCCGGCCTGAGCCTGTTGTGTAAAGTCACCTTCAAGTCAGGGCCCCAGCTGTCCCCTGCGGCAGCGTCGAGTTCCTTAGCGGCCAAAGCCTCTCTcgggggcggcggcggaggaggaCTCTTCTCCGCCGCCTCGGGCACCATCTCCTACGCTGAGGTCCTGAAGCAGGGACCCCTGGCTCCTGGGGCCTCTCGCCCCTCGGGAGAGGTCCCTCGGGGAACTCATGAAGCAGAAGGCGGTGATGGAGACGGCGAGGGGTGTTCTGGACCACCCTCGGCGCCTGCGTCCCACGCCCGGACCCTTACTCCTCCATCCTACACCACCTTTGTAGGCTCGAAGCCCAAATTTGACTGGGTGAGCCCACCTGATGGCCCTGAACGCCAATTTCGCTTCAGTGGAGCTGGCGGAGGCGTCGGGGCGCCCCGACGGCGCGCAGTCGCGCTCTCAGGGCCCAGGGGCTCCCCGCCGCCTCCGCCAGGGCGGATGCATCCAGCTCCCAGGCCCCGGAGGCCCGCACCCACCTTGCTGGCGCCGCCTGTGTTCATCTTCCCGGCGCCCACCAATGGCGAGACTGTGCGCCCCGGGCCTCCCAGCCCGCAGGAgttgctgccgccgccgccagcgccgccgccgccgcccacgCCACCACCCACGCCGCCTCCCGCGCCGCAGCCGCCAGTACTCCAGCCAACGCGGCTGCCCGTGGCGCTCCCGCCCACCCCAAGCCCTGGCCACTTGGAGTCGGCCGTGGCTCCCGCCCCGGCTCCCGCTCTGCCCCTCGCCTTGGCCGCTGACCGGGCCCCAGGCCCGGCCTCACCCCCGGCTCCAGCTCCCACCGTGGCTGAGCCATCGCCACCTGCGCCCGCGCCCGTCAAGGTCCGCACGCGCCGGAACAGGGGTCCCCGCGCAGCCCGGGCCGCTCCGCGTGAGGATGGCGCGCCTGGAGATGGTCCTCGCGAATGTACTGCAACTACTGTGACTGACAGCGGTGGTGGAGGGGGGGGTGGCAGCGGGGCTCCTCCAGCGGGGACGGTTAACTCGGTCGCCACGCGCCACTGGCCACCCTTCCAGGTGCTTAAGTCTTGTCCCTTCAAGTGTTACTGCCGCCACCAGCCGCGCCATCGCCGCCTGCCACGCAACGTGTCTGCCTG GCTGAGCACACCCACCAACCACCTGAGTGAGCCACCCTGGGTCACCACCATCAAGCTGGCCGGCTCCCTGGTAGCTGGGCTGGAGCACTACGACTTGCAGGCTACCCATTCCAACTGA
- the PSMD8 gene encoding 26S proteasome non-ATPase regulatory subunit 8 produces MFLKSRAPRAPPRERLNANPGRRRRTVAAPPPALGSTSRPHFCRARRSRRRCRKSGGRFAASRKMAAAAVNGVAGASSSGPAAASGAVLQAAAGMYEQLKGEWNRKSPNLSKCGEELGRLKLVLLELNFLPTTGTKLTKQQLILARDILEIGAQWSILRKDIPSFERYMAQLKCYYFDYKEQLPESAYMHQLLGLNLLFLLSQNRVAEFHTELERLPAKDIQTNVYIKHPVSLEQYLMEGSYNKVFLAKGNIPAESYTFFIDILLDTIRDEIAGCIEKAYEKILFTEATRILFFNTPKKMTDYAKKRGWVLGLNNYYSFASQQQKPEDTTIPSTELAKQVIEYARQLEMIV; encoded by the exons ATGTTCCTTAAGAGCCGGGCTCCGAGGGCACCTCCCCGAGAGCGACTGAACGCTAACCCTGGCAGGCGGAGGCGGACAGTCGCAGCCCCGCCCCCGGCTTTGGGCTCCACCTCTCGGCCCCACTTCTGCCGGGCGAGGCGCAGTAGGCGTCGCTGCCGTAAATCGGGCGGGCGATTTGCCGCATCACGGAAGATGGCGGCCGCGGCGGTGAACGGGGTGGCGGGAGCCTCAAGCTCGGGGCCTGCGGCGGCCTCGGGCGCAGTCCTGCAGGCCGCGGCCGGCATGTACGAGCAACTCAAGGGCGAATGGAACCGTAAAAGCCCCAATCTTAGCAAGTGCGGGGAAGAGCTCGGCCGTCTCAAG CTGGTTCTGTTGGAGCTTAACTTCCTGCCAACCACAGGGACCAAACTGACCAAACAGCAGCTCATTCTGGCCC GTGACATACTGGAGATAGGCGCCCAGTGGAGTATCCTACGCAAGGACATCCCCTCCTTCGAGCGGTACATGGCCCAGCTCAAATGCTATTACTTCGATTACAA GGAGCAGCTCCCAGAGTCAGCCTACATGCACCAGCTCTTGGGCCTCAACCTTCTCTTCCTGCTGTCCCAGAACCGGGTGGCTGAGTTCCACACAGAGTTGGAGCGGCTGCCTGCCAAGGACATCCAGACCAATGTATACATCAAGCATCCGGTGTCCCTCGAGCAA TACCTGATGGAGGGCAGCTACAACAAGGTGTTCCTGGCCAAAGGCAACATCCCTGCTGAGAGCTATACCTTCTTCATCGATATCTTGCTTGACACTATCAG GGATGAGATTGCTGGGTGCATCGAGAAGGCCTATGAAAAAATCCTCTTCACTGAGGCCACCCGGATCCTCTTCTTCAACACACCCAAAAAGATGACAGACTACGCCAAGAAG CGAGGGTGGGTCCTGGGCCTCAACAACTACTACAGCTTTGCCAGCCAGCAGCAGAAGCCGGAAGATACCACCATCCCCTCCACGGAGCTGGCCAAGCAGGTCATCGAGTATGCCCGGCAGCTGGAGATGATCGTCTGA